A stretch of the Clavibacter sp. B3I6 genome encodes the following:
- the recA gene encoding recombinase RecA: MASSADREKSLETALAQIDRQFGKGSVMRLGSDERAPVAVIPTGSVALDVALGIGGLPRGRIVEIYGPESSGKTTLTLHAIANAQRAGGIAAFIDAEHALDPEYAKKLGVDIDALLVSQPDTGEQALEIADMLVRSGSIDLVVIDSVAALVPRAEIEGEMGDSHVGLQARLMSQALRKLTGGLSQTQTTMIFINQLREKIGVFFGSPETTAGGKALKFYASVRLDIRRIETLKDGTDAVGNRTRVKVVKNKMAPPFKQAEFDILYGTGISREGSLIDFGVEHEIVRKSGAWYTYDGDQLGQGKENSRKHLLNNPEIAAEIEQKIKVKLGLVKDPNADAAAADAAPAPVAAVAPKASARKSA, encoded by the coding sequence ATGGCATCATCGGCAGACCGCGAGAAGTCCCTCGAGACCGCGCTCGCCCAGATCGACCGTCAGTTCGGAAAGGGCTCGGTCATGCGCCTGGGCAGCGACGAGCGCGCGCCCGTCGCCGTCATCCCCACCGGCTCCGTCGCGCTCGACGTGGCCCTCGGCATCGGCGGGCTCCCGCGCGGCCGCATCGTCGAGATCTACGGCCCGGAGTCCTCGGGGAAGACCACGCTGACGCTGCACGCCATCGCGAACGCGCAGCGCGCCGGCGGCATCGCCGCCTTCATCGACGCGGAGCACGCGCTCGACCCGGAGTACGCGAAGAAGCTCGGCGTCGACATCGACGCGCTCCTCGTCTCCCAGCCCGACACGGGTGAGCAGGCCCTCGAGATCGCGGACATGCTCGTGCGCTCGGGCTCCATCGACCTGGTCGTCATCGACTCGGTGGCGGCGCTCGTGCCGCGCGCCGAGATCGAGGGCGAGATGGGCGACTCGCACGTCGGCCTCCAGGCGCGCCTCATGTCGCAGGCGCTCCGCAAGCTCACGGGCGGTCTCAGCCAGACGCAGACCACCATGATCTTCATCAACCAGCTCCGCGAGAAGATCGGCGTGTTCTTCGGCAGCCCGGAGACCACCGCGGGTGGCAAGGCGCTCAAGTTCTACGCGTCCGTGCGCCTCGACATCCGTCGCATCGAGACCCTGAAGGACGGCACCGACGCGGTCGGGAACCGCACCCGCGTCAAGGTCGTCAAGAACAAGATGGCGCCGCCCTTCAAGCAGGCGGAGTTCGACATCCTCTACGGCACGGGCATCTCGCGCGAGGGCAGCCTCATCGACTTCGGCGTCGAGCACGAGATCGTCCGCAAGTCCGGCGCCTGGTACACGTACGACGGCGACCAGCTCGGGCAGGGCAAGGAGAACTCGCGCAAGCACCTCCTCAACAACCCGGAGATCGCGGCCGAGATCGAGCAGAAGATCAAGGTCAAGCTCGGCCTCGTGAAGGACCCGAACGCCGACGCGGCCGCGGCCGACGCGGCTCCGGCGCCCGTCGCCGCCGTGGCGCCGAAGGCGTCCGCCCGCAAGAGCGCCTGA
- the miaB gene encoding tRNA (N6-isopentenyl adenosine(37)-C2)-methylthiotransferase MiaB, whose translation MSTVAEHVRVAVPPAADRPRTYEVRTYGCQMNVHDSERLTGSLEAAGYVSAEGAEADIVVINTCAVRENADNKLYGNLGHLAGVKRRHEGMQIAVGGCLAQKDRATVLEKAPWVDVVFGTHNMGALPTLLERARHNGEAQLEILESLETFPSTLPTKRDEIASGWVSISVGCNNTCTFCIVPALRGKEKDRRPGDILAEIQALVDDGAVEVTLLGQNVNSYGVEFGDRQAFGKLLRAAGAIEGLERIRFTSPHPAAFTDDVIDAMAETPAVMPQLHMPLQSGSDRILKAMRRSYRSERFLGILDRVRTRIPDAAITTDIIVGFPGETEEDFQETLRVVEAARFSSAFTFQYSIRPGTPAATMDEQVPADVVKERYARLTALQERISHEENQRVVGRTVEVLVSAHEGRKDGDTRRVTGRAQDGRLVHLDVPAGSGEPRPGDAVQVEVTRAAPFHLIADSVDQAPLRIRRTRAGDAWERAQADSCGVPAPALGTTTAGGAPRVSLGLPSLRVPSPAVDGAAHPRHRA comes from the coding sequence ATGAGCACCGTCGCCGAGCACGTCCGTGTCGCCGTCCCGCCCGCCGCCGACCGGCCGCGGACGTACGAGGTCCGCACGTACGGCTGTCAGATGAACGTCCACGACTCCGAGCGCCTCACCGGGTCTCTCGAGGCCGCCGGCTACGTCTCCGCGGAGGGCGCCGAGGCCGACATCGTCGTCATCAACACCTGCGCCGTGCGCGAGAACGCGGACAACAAGCTCTACGGCAACCTCGGCCACCTCGCCGGGGTGAAGCGCCGGCACGAGGGCATGCAGATCGCCGTCGGGGGCTGCCTGGCGCAGAAGGACCGGGCCACGGTCCTCGAGAAGGCGCCGTGGGTGGACGTCGTGTTCGGGACCCACAACATGGGCGCCCTCCCCACGCTGCTCGAGCGCGCGCGGCACAACGGCGAGGCGCAGCTCGAGATCCTCGAGAGCCTCGAGACGTTCCCGTCGACGCTCCCCACCAAGCGCGACGAGATCGCGAGCGGCTGGGTCTCCATCTCCGTCGGGTGCAACAACACGTGCACGTTCTGCATCGTGCCTGCGCTACGGGGGAAGGAGAAGGACCGCCGGCCCGGCGACATCCTCGCCGAGATCCAGGCCCTCGTGGACGACGGCGCGGTCGAGGTCACGCTGCTCGGCCAGAACGTGAACTCCTACGGCGTCGAGTTCGGCGACCGGCAGGCGTTCGGCAAGCTCCTGCGGGCCGCGGGCGCCATCGAGGGGCTCGAGCGGATCCGCTTCACCAGCCCGCACCCGGCGGCCTTCACGGACGACGTGATCGACGCGATGGCCGAGACGCCCGCCGTCATGCCGCAGCTGCACATGCCGCTGCAGTCGGGCTCCGACCGCATCCTCAAGGCCATGCGGCGGTCCTATCGTTCTGAGCGGTTCCTCGGGATCCTCGACCGGGTGCGCACGCGCATCCCGGACGCGGCCATCACCACCGACATCATCGTCGGCTTCCCCGGCGAGACCGAGGAGGACTTCCAGGAGACCCTGCGCGTGGTGGAGGCCGCGCGCTTCTCCTCCGCGTTCACGTTCCAGTACTCCATCCGCCCGGGCACCCCCGCCGCGACCATGGACGAGCAGGTCCCCGCGGACGTCGTGAAGGAGCGCTACGCCCGCCTCACCGCGCTGCAGGAGCGCATCAGCCACGAGGAGAACCAGCGCGTCGTCGGCCGCACGGTCGAGGTGCTCGTGAGCGCCCACGAGGGGCGGAAGGACGGCGACACCCGTCGCGTCACGGGCCGTGCCCAGGACGGCCGCCTCGTCCACCTCGACGTCCCCGCCGGCAGCGGCGAGCCGCGGCCCGGCGACGCCGTGCAGGTGGAGGTCACCCGTGCGGCGCCGTTCCACCTCATCGCGGACTCCGTCGACCAGGCGCCGCTGCGCATCCGGCGCACCCGGGCCGGCGACGCCTGGGAGCGCGCGCAGGCGGACTCGTGCGGCGTGCCCGCGCCCGCTCTCGGGACCACCACGGCCGGCGGCGCGCCCCGCGTGTCGCTCGGCCTGCCGTCGCTCCGGGTGCCGTCGCCCGCGGTCGACGGGGCCGCGCACCCGCGTCACCGCGCGTGA
- a CDS encoding class I SAM-dependent methyltransferase, with protein MADAHYFSSSPAGPLRTRTIAVELGGRTVDVETAGGVFSPEHVDQGTLVLLRHVPTPPREGHLLDVGCGWGPVALDLAMRSPSATVWAVDVNERALELTRANARSLGLDNVNAVLPEDVPADLRFATVWSNPPIRVGKEALHAILLDWVPRLAPDADAWLVVQRHLGSDSLQRWLADALPAGLETTRAASDKGFRVLRVHRGADS; from the coding sequence ATGGCCGACGCGCATTACTTCTCCTCGTCGCCGGCCGGTCCCCTGCGCACCCGCACGATCGCGGTCGAGCTGGGGGGACGGACGGTGGACGTCGAGACCGCGGGCGGCGTCTTCAGCCCCGAGCACGTCGACCAGGGGACCCTGGTCCTGCTGCGCCACGTCCCGACGCCTCCTCGTGAGGGTCATCTGCTGGACGTGGGCTGCGGCTGGGGTCCGGTGGCGCTCGATCTGGCGATGCGGTCGCCGTCGGCCACCGTGTGGGCGGTCGACGTGAACGAGCGTGCTCTCGAGCTGACGCGGGCGAATGCCCGGTCCCTCGGTCTCGATAACGTCAACGCCGTGCTGCCCGAGGATGTTCCCGCGGACCTCCGCTTCGCGACCGTCTGGTCGAACCCGCCCATCCGCGTGGGCAAGGAGGCGCTGCACGCGATCCTGCTCGACTGGGTGCCGCGGCTCGCGCCCGACGCCGACGCGTGGCTCGTCGTGCAGCGCCACCTCGGATCCGACTCGCTGCAGCGCTGGCTCGCCGACGCGCTGCCGGCGGGCCTCGAGACGACGCGCGCCGCGTCCGACAAGGGCTTCCGGGTGCTCCGGGTCCACCGCGGCGCCGACTCCTAG
- a CDS encoding RecX family transcriptional regulator: MVRFPSEDEQGTGPGPDEVAPVASLADRRSRRAAARPSLEPAAPVEEPPAPRVEPTHPSRGRTVTEVDGIVTIGAAVDASEAGRALAAQERIAEARRVLAEAEAQAARGASDSGSAPWAELSADETGPEPDETPAAWRAEQERAERARAKAEQDEAYRQDMLRLEEDRVEDARREAEAEEERAAERTPERQRRRADNVLANRLRGRGLSLAEAREVLDGAEIDPDIAEETLARYVSLQYIDEAALAEQILHTHLDRKGLGRRSVEMEMRRRRLDPLVIEEAMAEQPDEELARATEVAMKRVGQLSSYDDETAERRLTSFLMRRGYGGGVVRDAAKAALATRRGSSRVRFR, encoded by the coding sequence ATGGTCAGATTCCCCTCCGAGGACGAGCAGGGCACCGGCCCCGGCCCGGACGAGGTGGCGCCCGTCGCGTCGCTCGCCGACCGCCGCTCCCGCCGCGCCGCCGCTCGACCGTCCCTCGAGCCGGCGGCACCCGTCGAGGAGCCGCCCGCGCCGCGGGTCGAGCCCACGCATCCGTCACGGGGCCGCACGGTCACCGAGGTCGACGGCATCGTCACGATCGGCGCCGCGGTCGACGCCTCCGAGGCGGGTCGTGCGCTGGCCGCGCAGGAGCGCATCGCCGAGGCGCGCCGCGTCCTGGCGGAGGCCGAGGCGCAGGCGGCTCGAGGGGCGTCCGACTCCGGATCCGCTCCGTGGGCGGAGCTGTCTGCGGACGAGACCGGCCCCGAGCCCGACGAGACCCCCGCAGCCTGGCGCGCTGAGCAGGAGCGTGCGGAACGCGCACGCGCGAAGGCCGAGCAGGACGAGGCGTACCGGCAGGACATGCTCCGGCTCGAGGAGGACCGCGTCGAGGACGCGCGTCGTGAGGCGGAAGCCGAGGAGGAGCGCGCCGCCGAGCGCACGCCGGAGCGCCAGCGTCGGCGCGCCGACAACGTGCTGGCCAACCGCCTGCGCGGCCGGGGCCTCTCGCTCGCCGAGGCGCGCGAGGTGCTCGACGGCGCCGAGATCGACCCCGACATCGCCGAGGAGACGCTCGCGCGCTACGTGTCCCTGCAGTACATTGACGAGGCGGCGCTGGCGGAGCAGATCCTGCACACGCACCTCGACCGCAAGGGCCTCGGGCGGCGCTCGGTCGAGATGGAGATGCGACGCCGCAGGCTCGACCCCCTCGTCATCGAGGAGGCCATGGCCGAGCAGCCCGACGAGGAGCTCGCCCGCGCCACCGAGGTGGCGATGAAGCGCGTCGGGCAGCTCTCGTCCTACGACGACGAGACCGCCGAGCGCCGCCTCACGTCGTTCCTCATGCGTCGCGGGTACGGCGGCGGCGTCGTGCGCGATGCCGCGAAGGCGGCGTTGGCCACGCGTCGTGGATCGTCGCGCGTGCGCTTCCGCTGA
- the dapF gene encoding diaminopimelate epimerase yields MADLQFTKGQGTGNDFVLFADPAGEIDLTDTQVQALCDRHFGIGADGTIRAVLSSRIPEGRAALDEDPDAEWFMDYRNVDGSPAEMCGNGIRVFTLFLIENGLIELPPGRTVPIGTRAGVRDVQRSGSGFQVDLGRWSLAGGEPLVRAKDLQVARPGLGIDVGNPHVVVALSSEDELAEADLAFVPQLDPEPADGANVELVVPADPLVVDGIGHIAMRVHERGSGETLSCGTGAAAAALAIRHWAGAAAPHQWRVQLPGGVLGVRMFPTEDGEHVGLSGPAELVFDGVVALA; encoded by the coding sequence ATGGCAGACCTGCAGTTCACCAAGGGCCAGGGCACGGGCAACGACTTCGTGCTGTTCGCGGATCCCGCGGGCGAGATCGACCTGACCGACACCCAGGTGCAGGCGCTCTGCGACCGCCACTTCGGCATCGGCGCCGACGGCACGATCCGCGCGGTGCTCTCCAGCCGCATCCCCGAGGGCCGGGCGGCGCTCGACGAGGATCCCGACGCGGAGTGGTTCATGGACTACCGCAACGTCGACGGCAGCCCCGCGGAGATGTGCGGCAACGGCATCCGCGTCTTCACGCTCTTCCTCATCGAGAACGGGCTCATCGAGCTGCCGCCGGGGCGCACCGTCCCGATCGGCACGCGTGCCGGCGTGCGGGACGTCCAGCGGAGCGGATCCGGCTTCCAGGTCGACCTCGGCCGCTGGTCCCTGGCGGGCGGCGAGCCGCTCGTGCGCGCGAAGGACCTCCAGGTCGCGCGGCCGGGCCTCGGCATCGACGTCGGCAACCCGCACGTGGTCGTCGCGCTGTCGAGCGAGGACGAGCTCGCCGAGGCCGACCTCGCGTTCGTGCCGCAGCTGGACCCCGAGCCCGCGGACGGCGCCAACGTGGAGCTCGTCGTGCCGGCCGACCCGCTGGTCGTCGACGGGATCGGCCACATCGCCATGCGCGTCCACGAGCGGGGGAGCGGCGAGACGCTGAGCTGCGGTACGGGGGCCGCGGCCGCCGCCCTCGCCATCCGGCACTGGGCCGGTGCCGCGGCACCCCACCAGTGGCGGGTCCAGCTGCCGGGCGGCGTGCTCGGCGTGCGGATGTTCCCCACGGAGGACGGCGAGCACGTGGGGCTCTCGGGTCCGGCGGAGCTCGTCTTCGACGGGGTCGTGGCGCTGGCCTGA
- the miaA gene encoding tRNA (adenosine(37)-N6)-dimethylallyltransferase MiaA, translating to MTPILAVVGATGTGKSALSLDIAERLRAEGRAAEIVNADAMQLYRGMDVGTAKLPESERRGIPHHLLDVLEVTAEATVAAYQEEARAAVGGILARGAVPILVGGSGLYISSVLFEYAFAGTDPEIRQRLERELASTGPGMLHRRLRELDPAAAERIGAHNGRRLVRALEVVEITGPQPARESAEPRAWHPARILSLTLRREELVPRLDTRVAGMWADGLVDEVRGLLPAGLADGVTASRAIGYAQAARQIAGELTEEEAIEETRALTRRYARRQVSWFGRYADAVRLDARDDRLLEHALDALPAARP from the coding sequence GTGACCCCGATCCTCGCGGTCGTCGGGGCCACCGGCACCGGCAAGTCCGCGCTGTCCCTCGACATCGCGGAGCGCCTGCGCGCCGAGGGGCGCGCCGCGGAGATCGTCAACGCGGACGCGATGCAGCTGTACCGCGGCATGGACGTCGGCACGGCGAAGCTCCCCGAGTCGGAGCGTCGCGGCATCCCGCACCACCTGCTCGACGTCCTCGAGGTCACGGCGGAGGCCACGGTCGCCGCGTACCAGGAGGAGGCGCGGGCGGCGGTCGGCGGCATCCTCGCGCGCGGCGCCGTCCCGATCCTCGTCGGCGGATCCGGGCTCTACATCTCGTCGGTCCTGTTCGAGTACGCGTTCGCGGGCACCGACCCGGAGATCCGGCAGCGCCTCGAGCGGGAGCTCGCGTCCACCGGTCCCGGCATGCTCCACCGGCGGCTGCGGGAGCTCGATCCCGCGGCCGCCGAGCGCATCGGCGCCCACAACGGACGGCGGCTGGTGCGGGCGCTCGAGGTGGTCGAGATCACGGGCCCCCAGCCGGCGCGGGAGTCCGCCGAGCCGCGCGCCTGGCATCCCGCGCGGATCCTCTCGCTCACGCTGCGGCGCGAGGAGCTCGTGCCCCGGCTCGACACCCGCGTCGCCGGCATGTGGGCCGACGGCCTCGTGGACGAGGTGCGGGGGCTGCTGCCCGCGGGGCTCGCCGACGGCGTCACGGCGTCGCGCGCCATCGGGTACGCGCAGGCCGCGCGTCAGATCGCGGGGGAGCTGACCGAGGAGGAGGCGATCGAGGAGACGCGCGCCCTCACGCGTCGGTACGCGCGCCGGCAGGTGTCGTGGTTCGGCCGCTACGCCGACGCCGTGCGGCTCGACGCGCGCGACGACCGGCTACTCGAGCACGCCCTCGACGCCCTCCCGGCGGCGCGCCCGTAG